The genome window GTTTTGAAAAGATTCTTTGCATGGCTAAAAGCTCTCTTTAACCGAGGCATGGACAAACTCGAAGACCCCGAGCTGATGCTCGATCAGGCTCGACGCGACATGTCCGAGGCCCTTCGTCAGAATCGGGAGAAGGCCGTGCAGGCCATCACTCAGAAGAACCGGCTCCAGACGATGCTCGACGAGCAAACCCGCCGCAGCGCACAACTGGAGCAGCAAGCGACCGTCGCCCTCAAGCAAGGCAACCGCGACCTCGCTCGCCAGTTCATGCGCGAGAAGCAGAGCGCCGACACCGCCGTAGAGCAGCTCAAGGGAACGTACGCTGCTGCACTCGAGACGGTCGAGCAGGTGAAGGTAGCCATCAAGCGCCAGGAAGAGGAAGTTCGCAAAAAGACCGCCGAGGCCCTTGCGATGAAGGCCCAATGGAAGCAGGCGCAGATTCAAGAGTCAATCACCAAAGCGCTGCAGGGTCTGACTTTCGAGAGCGAATACGAAGGCTCGTTTGCCGCCGCACGCGAGAAGATCCAGAACAAGCAGGCCGAGGCTTCGGCTCGCACCGAGATGTTCAGCGGAAGCGTACAGGGCAAGATGATGAGCATGGAAGACCAGGCGATGGACATGGCCGCCGAAGAAGAGCTAAAGAAGCTTGAGGAGCGACTTGGCGTCGCAACCCCAACCGTCGCCGAAGCTGGCACCGTCGAGGTGACCACCGATGTCGATGCCCAACTCGACGAACTGGAGAAGAAGCTGAATCAGGGTCAGTCGTAAGAGTTTCTTACCCAAACGAGAATGGGCGGCCTGGAATCGATCCAGACCGCCCATTTTGTTTTGTGCGACTTACTTTGCTTGCGATGGGCTGACGGTGTTGATCTGAATCATGTCGCTCACCGTGCTGGAGATCATGTACTTCCCGTCCGCAGTGAAAGCGAGCGGAGCACCCACGGCCGACTGATCGTCCAGCCTGCCGACGGGCTTGAATCCGCTCAAGCTCCAGATGCGTACCGTCCGGTCTATGCTGCTGCTTGCGACAACGCGACCGTTCGGGGCGATTGCCACATGCATGACCATATCGTCATGGCCCGCCATGGTGCCGAGCGATTTGCCCGTCATCACGTCCCAGGCCGTGACGGCGTTGTCGCGCCCGCCGGTCACTCCGCGCGTCCCAGCCGCATTGATGGCAAAGTCTGAGATGCCGAGCCCTCTGTGGCCGCCGTACGACTTCTGGCCACCCGCCTTCGGATACACCATGAGACCCTGGCCAAGCGTCGCCGCGTAGAAGTTGCCGTTCTTAAGGTTGTAGGCGGCGGAAGCGACGTTCGCACCCCCTCCGGGGATCTTCTTTAGTGGCTTGCCAGTGGCCACATCCCATACAATCAAAAAGTCGTCCCGCCCCGAGGTCACCAGCCGCTTGCCGTCCGAACTGAAGCTGATTGAAATCACCCCGCGCGTATGGGCTGAAGTCCGAGTGAACTCTCGGATTTTCGCGCCGGTCTTCACGTTCCAAAGGTAGATGCGCGCGGTCTCATCGCCCGTGGCCAGAATCGTCCCCGCCGGGTTGAAGCCGAGGCCGTACACCGGCTGAGGATGGCCGACAAAGGACCGAACGGTACGCCCAGATACGGCATCGAAAATGCGGACCGAGCTGTCCTCCATGCTCGCCGCAAAGGTAGCTCCCTTGGGTGCGGCGCACACATTCAGAACTTGAAGGCCCGAGAGCACTTGTCGGCGGTTGACCGTGATCGGTTGCTGCGCCAAGAGCGCGGTGGTTATTACTGCGGTGATCATCAATCTGAAGACGCCTTGGCCATCGATTCAGCATGGTGATTTTGCGGAGTCCGTCCTGTGCGTGACATACTGAATACGTATTCTCGGTGGTGATCCATGCTTCTCGATTCGATCAAAACGGCACCTCATTCGACCCTTTGCGTACCCGCTGAGCTCGCCGACCTCCAGCGGCTTGCCTTTAACTTCTGGAGCACTTGGGATCCTGGTGCTGTCGCGCTCTTCCGATCGATCGCGCCCGCACGCTGGGATGCCGGAATTGGGCCCGTCCAGCTCCTCGCTGAATCGACCCATCTCGATCATCTCGCATCGGATGCGGCATTCATGCAGTTGTTGAACGAGGTCGCCAGGCGTTTCGAAGCCATGCTCGCGACCCAACCCGCTGCGCCCGCCCGCATGGAGCACACCCGGCCCGTCGCCTACTTCTGCGCCGAGTACGGCCTACACGAGAGCTTCGCGCAATACTCCGGGGGACTCGGAATCTTGGCGGGCGACCATACGAAGGAAGCGTCCGATTTCGGGCTGCCCTTCGTGGGGATCGGCTGCTTTTACCGGCTCGGGTTCTTCCGCCAAATTCTCGATCCCAACGGACGCCAAGAGCACCTGTACCCGGAATTCGACGCGGCCCTCTGTCCAGTCGAGCGTGTCCTCCACCCGCGTGACGGCACGCCGCTGACCATCCAAGTCGAGATGCCTGGCCGCAACGTCCACGTCGCCGTGTGGAAGGTCTCAGTCGGGCGCACGCCGCTGCTACTACTCGATACCAACGTCTCCGAAAACGACGCGGCAGATCGCGCCATCACCGCCCAGCTGTATATGCGTGGCCGGGACATGCGGTTCATCCAAGAGTTGATCCTCGGTGTCGGGGGCGTGCGGGTACTCCGCGCGCTAGGGATCGAGCCCTCGGTTTATCACATGAACGAGGGCCACAGCGCCCTTCTTCTCGTCGAGCGACTCCGCGAAGCGGTCACGACCGGCGCAAGCTTTGCGCAAGCGCAAAGAAGTATCCGCAGCCAGTCGGTGCTTACTATCCACACGCCCGTGCCGGCTGGTAATGAGAGGTTCGACGCCAAGCTCGTCAAGCACACGCTCGTCCCGATGCTCGAAGGGTGCAGCATCCGCCCGCCGGCTCTTTTGAAGCTGGGAATCGGCGACGACGGGGACGCGAAGGTCTTCGACATGACCGCCTTCGCTCTGCGACTCTCGCGCGCCGCCAACGGCGTGAGCCTGCTCCATGGCCGCACCGCCAACGACACTTGGCGAAGCGTGGTTGGGCTGGGCGTCTCGGGCGTGACCAATGGCGTCCACATGCCCACTTGGCTTGGGCCGCACATGCGCGAGACGTTTGAACGTGCCGGAGCTGATATCCTCGGCGGTACCCATCTCAAATTGAAAGAGCGCAAGGACGCACGCGCCACCTGGGACGGCGTGCATGAAATCTCCAATGCGGACCTCTGGCAAGCGCACTGCGAGCAGAAGCGAGTCCTCATTGAACTAGCCAACTCACGGCTTCTGCGGCAGTTCACAAGGCATGGGCGATCACCGGACGAACTACGGGTACTCACCCAACAGTTGAACCCCGAGGCGTTTATCATCGGCTTCGCGCGCCGATTCGCTCCCTACAAGCGGGCCTCGCTTCTCTTCCGCGATCCCAAGCGGCTGATGCGGATCCTGAACAACCGCGACCAGCCGGTACAAGTGGTCTTCGCGGGCAAAGCCCACCCGGCCGACACCGAGGGCCAAGCGCTCATCGCCGAAGTGTATCGGTTCACGCAGGACCCGCGATTCCGTGGCAAGGTCTTCCTCATCGAAGATTACGACATGGCGGTAGGCCGGGCGATGGTCCAAGGCGTGGACCTATGGATCAACAACCCACGTCGCCCGCTTGAGGCCAGCGGCACTAGCGGGATGAAAGCCGCCGCCAATGGCGTGCCCAATGCGTCCATCCTCGACGGTTGGTGGGACGAAGCGTGTGAAGAGGGGAACGGATTCGCGGTGGGCCAACGCGCCGACCAGCGGAATCTGCGAATGCAGGATCGCTTCGACGGCGAGAGCCTCCTTGCGACGCTCGAGCAGCACGTCCTTCCCCGCTATGCCAAGCGGGACGCGGCAGGAATCCCTCTTGACTGGGTCAAGATAATGAAGGGATCGATTGCGACGAGCTTGTACGCGTTCTCAACCCGTCGGATGCTGGAAGACTACGTGCAAGAAATCTACGCTACGGACTCAACGTCGTCCAGCGGCGTATGAGCCCCGCGCGCTTCTCGGATCACATCTTGCAGGCCGATCAGTGCCGTGAGTACGACCGGTCCGGCCATGATGCCGACCGGCCCGAACACGAGCACACCCCCGAGGAGGCTGAAGAAGATCCCCATCGGGTGGAGTTGCACCTTCGCTCCGATCACAAACGGTCGAAGCAAGTTGTCCACCTGACTGACAATGCCAAATCCGACGCCGAGCAGCACGATTCCCTCGACCGTCTTGC of Chthonomonas sp. contains these proteins:
- the glgP gene encoding alpha-glucan family phosphorylase, with the translated sequence MLLDSIKTAPHSTLCVPAELADLQRLAFNFWSTWDPGAVALFRSIAPARWDAGIGPVQLLAESTHLDHLASDAAFMQLLNEVARRFEAMLATQPAAPARMEHTRPVAYFCAEYGLHESFAQYSGGLGILAGDHTKEASDFGLPFVGIGCFYRLGFFRQILDPNGRQEHLYPEFDAALCPVERVLHPRDGTPLTIQVEMPGRNVHVAVWKVSVGRTPLLLLDTNVSENDAADRAITAQLYMRGRDMRFIQELILGVGGVRVLRALGIEPSVYHMNEGHSALLLVERLREAVTTGASFAQAQRSIRSQSVLTIHTPVPAGNERFDAKLVKHTLVPMLEGCSIRPPALLKLGIGDDGDAKVFDMTAFALRLSRAANGVSLLHGRTANDTWRSVVGLGVSGVTNGVHMPTWLGPHMRETFERAGADILGGTHLKLKERKDARATWDGVHEISNADLWQAHCEQKRVLIELANSRLLRQFTRHGRSPDELRVLTQQLNPEAFIIGFARRFAPYKRASLLFRDPKRLMRILNNRDQPVQVVFAGKAHPADTEGQALIAEVYRFTQDPRFRGKVFLIEDYDMAVGRAMVQGVDLWINNPRRPLEASGTSGMKAAANGVPNASILDGWWDEACEEGNGFAVGQRADQRNLRMQDRFDGESLLATLEQHVLPRYAKRDAAGIPLDWVKIMKGSIATSLYAFSTRRMLEDYVQEIYATDSTSSSGV
- a CDS encoding WD40 repeat domain-containing protein gives rise to the protein MITAVITTALLAQQPITVNRRQVLSGLQVLNVCAAPKGATFAASMEDSSVRIFDAVSGRTVRSFVGHPQPVYGLGFNPAGTILATGDETARIYLWNVKTGAKIREFTRTSAHTRGVISISFSSDGKRLVTSGRDDFLIVWDVATGKPLKKIPGGGANVASAAYNLKNGNFYAATLGQGLMVYPKAGGQKSYGGHRGLGISDFAINAAGTRGVTGGRDNAVTAWDVMTGKSLGTMAGHDDMVMHVAIAPNGRVVASSSIDRTVRIWSLSGFKPVGRLDDQSAVGAPLAFTADGKYMISSTVSDMIQINTVSPSQAK
- a CDS encoding PspA/IM30 family protein, translating into MKRFFAWLKALFNRGMDKLEDPELMLDQARRDMSEALRQNREKAVQAITQKNRLQTMLDEQTRRSAQLEQQATVALKQGNRDLARQFMREKQSADTAVEQLKGTYAAALETVEQVKVAIKRQEEEVRKKTAEALAMKAQWKQAQIQESITKALQGLTFESEYEGSFAAAREKIQNKQAEASARTEMFSGSVQGKMMSMEDQAMDMAAEEELKKLEERLGVATPTVAEAGTVEVTTDVDAQLDELEKKLNQGQS